The following DNA comes from Candidatus Scalindua japonica.
TTTGTCCCAACAACGTCTTTCGTTCCTGGAAGTTTGTCATCTTTTTTGACCCTGACAAAAGGTTCTTTTGAATAATAATCATTATATATAGCTATAATCTCTTTACCAGAGCTTTTCTTTCTGGTTTTTACATATGTTGTACACAGAATGCCCCTGTTCATTGGGATTAAATGCGGAGTAAAGTAAACGTTTGTATCTGATTTCCCAATCAGGGAAAGTATGTTTTTAATCTCAGGCGTATGGCGATGTACACCCACATTATAAGCCTCAATATTTTCATTGCGCTCACAATATTGAGTCCCCTCTTTAGGTTCACGCCCGCTACCGGAAATTCCGGATTTAGCATCAATGATTATATCATCTGTCTGAATGTAACCATTTGAGATCAATGGAGCTAAGCCAATTATCGCAGAAGTGGGATAACATCCGGGGTTTGCAACCAAATCTGCCTTCTTAATCTTTTCCCTGAATATCTCAGGAAGGCCGTAGGTCGCATTGTCCAGATTCGATGGATCAGTATGTTTAGCCTTGTACCATTTTTCGTAAATAGATTTATCCTGAAATCGGTAATCTGCACTCAGATCAACTACTCTTATTCCCGCATTCAGAAGCGCGGGAACATACTGCATAGCGATAACCGGAGGAAGGGTAACAAAAGCCATATCTACGCCTATTGGTACATCATCCTTGTCCATCCGAGAACAGTGCATATCAAGTCTGTTTGTTAAAACGGGAAAAATATCAGAAATCTTGAATCCACCTTCTCTTCTGATACCAAGATACGATAGGTCGATCTCAGGATGACGCAATAAAATCTTTATTAACTCCAGGCTTGTGTAAGCTGTCGCCCCGATAATACCAGCTTTGATCAATAATTATCTCCGTATTTCAAGGCAATAAGACTCATACGCTTGAAAAAATTCAATGTTATAACACTT
Coding sequences within:
- the argC gene encoding N-acetyl-gamma-glutamyl-phosphate reductase: MIKAGIIGATAYTSLELIKILLRHPEIDLSYLGIRREGGFKISDIFPVLTNRLDMHCSRMDKDDVPIGVDMAFVTLPPVIAMQYVPALLNAGIRVVDLSADYRFQDKSIYEKWYKAKHTDPSNLDNATYGLPEIFREKIKKADLVANPGCYPTSAIIGLAPLISNGYIQTDDIIIDAKSGISGSGREPKEGTQYCERNENIEAYNVGVHRHTPEIKNILSLIGKSDTNVYFTPHLIPMNRGILCTTYVKTRKKSSGKEIIAIYNDYYSKEPFVRVKKDDKLPGTKDVVGTNFCEIAIRVVDERVIILSTIDNLIKGAAGQAVQNMNIMYGFEETLGLLY